GTTCTCATCTTCGTCTTCGTCGATCGGCTCGCTGGCCTTGGCCAGGCTGCGCGCACCGCTGGCCAGCTTCATCCGCACCGGCTTGTCGCCCCAGATCTCTTCCAGGTTGTAGTACAGCCGCAGCTGCGGCTGCAGGATGTGGACCACGGCGTCGCCGCAGTCGACCAGCACCCATTCGCCGGTTTCCAGGCCCTCGACCGCCACGATATGGCCGCCCGCTTCCTTCACCGTATCCCGCACCGACGCTGCCAGCGCCTTGGTCTGCCGGTTGGATGTCCCGCTGGCAATCACCACCCGGTCGAACAGTTCCGTCAGGTGGCTGGTGTCGTACACCTTGATGTCCTGCGCTTTGACATCCTCGAGGCCGTCGACGATGGCGCGTTGCAGTTTACGAATATCCATGGGTGTCTTCTTGTTCAGCTCAGATCGGTTTGGGGGTGGGCGCCGGGGTCGGTGCGACCCTGGTCAGGCCCGGGCCGGGGCGTTGCGGTACAGCCCGTGGCTGGCAATGTAGTGTGCCACGCCGGGCGGCAGTTGGTCATCTGCCGGCTGGCCGGCCGCCAGCCGCTGGCGCAGATGGGTGGAAGAGAGGTCGACGGCGAGCGTCTGGTCGATCCACATCCGGCCGGAGGGCGTGCATTGTATCAGGTGCGTGTCGGCCTGGCGCTCGGCCAGCGCGGCCAGCACCGGACCCTCCAGCGCCTCCAGCGCAAAGCGCGGCCGTGTCGCGGTGCACAAGTGCACGTGCGCGAACAGTTCCTGCCAGCCATGCCAGGTGTGCAGGCGCAGCAGCTGGTCGGCACCCATCAGCCAGCACAGCGAGGCCTCGGGACCGTATTCGTCGCGCAGCTGGCGCACCGTGTCGATGGTGTAGCTGGGGCCGGCGCGGTCCACTTCCATGCGGCTGACGCGGACCCTGGCGCCACTGTCGCCGAGCGCGGCGGCGGCCAGCTCGGTCATCGCCAGGCGGTCGGCGGCCGGGGTCACGTCGTCACCCTTCTGCCAAGACTGGCCGGTGGGAATCCACACCAGCTCGTCCAGCCCGAGATGGTCGATGCACAGCCGCGCCAGCGCCAGGTGGCCGACATGGGGCGGATCGAAGGTGCCGCCCAGGATACCCAGGCGGTAGGGGCGGGCGGCGCCGGGCTTGCTGGATTTTGCGGGATGGGCCATGGGTCAGCCGTCAGGCCCAGTCGCGCGCCGGCAGGAAATCGGTGTACAGCGCCGCTTCGGGGCTGCCCGGCTCCGGTTGCCAGTCATAGCGCCAGGCCGCCAGCGGCGGCATCGACATCAGGATGGATTCGGCTCGTCCGCCCGATTGGAGGCCGAACAGCGTGCCGCGGTCGAACACCAGGTTGAACTCGACGTAGCGCCCGCGCCGGTAGGCCTGGAAGGCGCGTTCGCGCTCGCCGTAGGGGGTGTCCTTGCGCGACTGCAGGATCGGCAGGTAGGCCTCCAGGAAGGCGTCGCCGACCGCCTGCATCATGGCGAAGCTGCGCTCGAAGCCGAGCGCGGAGAAGTCGTCGAAGAAGATGCCGCCGACGCCGCGCGCTTCGTTGCGGTGCTTCAGGAAGAAATACTCGTCGCACCACTGCTTGAAGCGCGGATACAGTTCGTCGCCGAACGGCGCCAGCGCCTGCTGGCAGGTGCGGTGGAAGTGGCTGCAGTCGCCGGCGTTGCCGTAGTAGGGCGTCAGGTCCATGCCGCCGCCGAACCACCAGACCGGCTCCGCCCCCGGCTTGAGCGCGAGGAAGCAGCGCACGTTCATATGCACCGTCGGCACA
This Cupriavidus nantongensis DNA region includes the following protein-coding sequences:
- the hemF gene encoding oxygen-dependent coproporphyrinogen oxidase yields the protein MIDSQAVRAYLLGLQDRITDAIGAIDGQPFLTDAWEKPPTERLRGSGRTRILEGGAVMERAGVGFSHVSGDTLPPSATANRPELAGRSFEAMGVSLVFHPRNPHVPTVHMNVRCFLALKPGAEPVWWFGGGMDLTPYYGNAGDCSHFHRTCQQALAPFGDELYPRFKQWCDEYFFLKHRNEARGVGGIFFDDFSALGFERSFAMMQAVGDAFLEAYLPILQSRKDTPYGERERAFQAYRRGRYVEFNLVFDRGTLFGLQSGGRAESILMSMPPLAAWRYDWQPEPGSPEAALYTDFLPARDWA
- a CDS encoding nicotinate-nucleotide adenylyltransferase, encoding MAHPAKSSKPGAARPYRLGILGGTFDPPHVGHLALARLCIDHLGLDELVWIPTGQSWQKGDDVTPAADRLAMTELAAAALGDSGARVRVSRMEVDRAGPSYTIDTVRQLRDEYGPEASLCWLMGADQLLRLHTWHGWQELFAHVHLCTATRPRFALEALEGPVLAALAERQADTHLIQCTPSGRMWIDQTLAVDLSSTHLRQRLAAGQPADDQLPPGVAHYIASHGLYRNAPARA
- the rsfS gene encoding ribosome silencing factor; protein product: MDIRKLQRAIVDGLEDVKAQDIKVYDTSHLTELFDRVVIASGTSNRQTKALAASVRDTVKEAGGHIVAVEGLETGEWVLVDCGDAVVHILQPQLRLYYNLEEIWGDKPVRMKLASGARSLAKASEPIDEDEDENEVPVRTVRRASNLRPALARLPEGMKEPSPPMGHEDTDADAIATIRKPARKTATKTTASKTAGTRAAAPRKTAAGTTARKTATKTATKTATKTAAKKAPAKTAAAKPAARKRATRSA